A single window of Salvia splendens isolate huo1 chromosome 8, SspV2, whole genome shotgun sequence DNA harbors:
- the LOC121745432 gene encoding PH-interacting protein-like isoform X2: METALCLASCRGHEGDITDLSVCSNNTLVASASNDFTIRVWRLPDGYPISVLRGHTGAVTAIAFSPRPNTTYHLLSSSDDGTCRLWDGRYSHTRPRVYIPKPTDALALTGGSSLPPPSTLSSTALPCHQILCCAFNANGAVFVTGSSDTYARVWSACKTSTDDPDQVCHEIDILAGHENDVNYVQFSGCAVASRSSPSDSFIEDNIPKFKNSWSNHDNIVTCSRDGSAIIWVPRSRRSNGKLGRWIRAYHLKVPPPPMAPQPPRGGPRQRLLPTPRGVNMIMWSLDNRFVLAAIMDNRICVWNASDGSLVHSLAGHTASTYVLDVHPFNPRIAMSAGYDGKTILWDIWEGTPIRVYEIGGRFKLVDGKFSLDGTSIVLSDDVGQIYLLNTGEGESQKDAKYDQFFLGDYRPLAQDTHGNVVDQETQLVPYMRNIQDPLCDSSMLPYPEPYQSTYQQRRLGALGIEWRPSSIKFAIGTDIGIGQEFQILPLPDLDVVLEPLPDYVDAMFWEPENDIIHDDNDSEYNVTEENFSDEQICPSDGNSSDSACSEEDEIRENPRDSMRRSKRKKSFLEVEHRTSTDRRGKKRVPDEKEGTSSRSKRYKKSKISLRTSRRKSTKSKSSRPQRVAARNAIPETTTDEDGEDGSTGETSDSESPSLDGLAIQSKEQSDNLMNVQREYMTSSHKSEELVKPCLNHPDSQINVGNKKKLVLKFSLPHRKPPVLSGNLESETTIASSTSRGCEENPKEDRVNAMPGNLASSSVIVIDKEWSEDHKRQPGGNERATEASAVSDNKVNLGKFETGSSNGTQLGGYDVHDVRTNGSLQVDNGYDVFNRQYGVVETDLSTSDLHGSNSLTIDAKPTSEPQNKSKRKLTIIKIKTKKVPGESPSRLPGLNRADGSTGAAVESTSKIVEEEPAFRVLTTDNFSDEPNHSPYVHGDGFDDSTHVNPYYEEAEYELPDLATDSARRARSSRLKATSLENGFANHTSAMGVDYLQPGTSRSAERSSKRTAENCPSWGYKHAGRPKSSSSNKRESHYRGDTSSSVEKNKNQMLKKTNWLLLSEQEEGFRYIPQLGDEVVYLRQGHQEYLEHSGTQQRGPWLRYREEVRAVEICVVEELKYVPCPGSGESCCEITLRFVDASCSVVGQKFSLTLPELDFPDFIVVRSRYEAAVGRSWTTRDKCLVWWRDESEQGGTWWEGCIVAIKDKSSDFPGSPWERYHVKYKNDDVADPHRHCPWELHDPDRLYDPPRICFESKEKILSSLTKLLQKASRDKDKYGIIKLSEIAQKSDFVNRFVVPLSPELIKSRIENDYYRNTKAVEHDVEVMIENAGLYFPRNPKIMKKMNRLSNWSADIFSDL, encoded by the exons ATGGAAACTGCATTGTGCCTAGCTAGTTGCCGTGGACATGAA GGAGACATTACTGATTTGTCTGTCTGTTCCAATAATACGTTAGTGGCATCAGCATCAAATGATTTCACTATCCGAGTT TGGCGTCTCCCAGATGGGTACCCTATTTCAGTTCTTCGGGGACATACTGGAGCTGTTACTGCAATTGCCTTTAGTCCCAGGCCTAATACCACTTATCATCTCTTATC GTCATCTGATGATGGAACATGTCGATTATGGGATGGTAGATACTCCCATACTCGTCCTCGTGTTTACATCCCAAAGCCCACAGATGCTCTTGCTCTTACTG GAGGTAGCAGTTTGCCTCCACCTAGTACGTTGTCGAGCACTGCTTTGCCTTGCCATCAAATACTGTGTTGTGCATTCAACGCCAATGGGGCAGTCTTTGTTACAGGGAGCTCTGATACTTATGCAAGG GTTTGGAGTGCTTGTAAAACAAGCACAGATGATCCTGATCAAGTATGTCATGAAATTGACATACTAGCTGGCCATGAGAATGATGTCAACTATGTTCAGTTCAG TGGCTGTGCTGTGGCTTCGAGATCTTCTCCATCTGATTCCTTCATCGAGGACAACATCCCAAAGTTTAAAAATTCCTG GTCTAATCATGATAACATCGTTACCTGTTCACGCGATGGTAGTGCAATCATATGGGTACCCAGATCACGAAGATCTAAT GGAAAACTTGGACGTTGGATTCGGGCATACCATCTTAAAGTTCCTCCTCCACCCATGGCTCCCCAACCACCCCGAGGAGGTCCACGCCAGAGATTGCTGCCTACTCCACGTGGTGTAAATATGATCATGTGGAGCCTGGATAATCGCTTTGTACTTGCTGCAATAATGG ATAACAGAATATGTGTCTGGAATGCTAGTGATGGCAGCTTGGTGCACTCTTTGGCTGGTCATACAGCATCT ACTTATGTTTTGGATGTGCATCCTTTTAATCCAAGAATTGCTATGAGTGCTGGGTATGATGGCAAAACAATATTGTGGGAT ATATGGGAGGGTACTCCTATAAGAGTGTATGAGATAGGTGGACGCTTCAAGTTAGTTGATGGGAAGTTTTCACT GGATGGCACATCAATCGTGCTTTCAGATGATGTAGGGCAAATATATCTGCTGAACACTGGTGAAGGAGAGTCCCAGAAAGATGCTAAATATGATCAG TTCTTCCTTGGGGATTATCGCCCACTTGCCCAGGACACTCATGGCAATGTTGTTGACCAG GAGACGCAGCTTGTACCATATATGAGGAATATTCAAGATCCCCTATGTGATTCGA GCATGCTTCCATACCCAGAACCTTACCAAAGTACATATCAGCAGCGGCGGCTAGGTGCATTGGGAATTGAATGGCGTCCTTCATCCATTAAATTTGCTATTGGCACAGATATTGGGATAGGCCAAGAGTTTCAGATACTACCTTTACCAGATTTGGATGTTGTACTTGAACCACTACCAGATTATGTGGATGCTATGTTCTGGGAACCCGAAAATGATATCATACATGACGACAATGACTCAGAATACAATGTCACTGAAGAGAATTTTAGTGATGAGCAAATTTGTCCCAGTGATGGAAACTCAAGTGATTCAGCCTGTAGTGAAGAAGACGAGATTAGAGAAAACCCGAGAGATAGTATGCGCCGatcaaaaaggaaaaagtcttTTCTTGAA GTTGAGCATAGAACTTCTACCGACAGACGTGGTAAGAAGAGAGTTCCAGACGAAAAAGAGGGTACTTCATCTAGAAGTAAAAgatataaaaaatcaaaaatttctCTGAGGACATCCAGAAGGAAGTCTACCAAGTCAAAGTCATCGAGACCTCAGAGGGTTGCTGCACGTAACGCTATACCAGAAACTACTACAGACGAAGATGGTGAAGATGGCTCTACAGGTGAGACATCAGATAGTGAGTCACCATCCTTGGATGGTTTAGCTATTCAGAGCAAAGAACAAAGTGACAACCTGATGAATGTGCAAAGAGAATACATGACATCTTCACATAAGTCTGAAGAATTAGTCAAACCTTGTCTAAACCACCCTGATAGCCAGATCAATGTTGGAAACAAGAAAAAATTGGTGCTTAAATTTTCTCTCCCTCATCGCAAGCCACCTGTCTTGTCTGGGAACCTGGAGAGTGAAACTACTATTGCATCTTCAACTTCTAGAGGTTGTGAAGAAAACCCCAAAGAAGACAGGGTCAATGCCATGCCAGGGAATCTAGCTTCATCTTCTGTAATTGTGATCGATAAGGAATGGTCTGAAGACCATAAAAGGCAGCCTGGCGGTAATGAAAGAGCAACAGAAGCTAGTGCGGTGAGTGATAACAAGGTGAATTTAGGGAAGTTCGAAACGGGCTCATCAAACGGAACACAGTTAGGAGGCTATGATGTGCATGATGTCCGTACTAATGGAAGCCTACAAGTTGACAATGGCTATGATGTGTTTAACAGACAATATGGAGTTGTAGAAACAGATTTGTCCACTTCTGATCTTCATGGATCTAATAGCCTCACTATTGATGCAAAACCCACTTCTGAACCTCAAAATAAATCCAAAAGGAAACTCACTATAATAAAGATCAAAACTAAGAAAGTTCCTGGGGAGTCTCCTTCTAGACTTCCAGGTTTGAACCGCGCAGACGGTTCCACAGGTGCTGCAGTTGAGTCAACATCTAAAATTGTTGAGGAAGAACCAGCTTTCCGAGTGTTAACGACTGACAATTTTTCAGACGAACCAAACCACTCTCCATATGTCCATGGTGATGGATTTGATGACAGTACACATGTCAACCCCTATTATGAAGAGGCAGAATATGAATTGCCAGACTTGGCAACTGATTCAGCTCGTAGAGCTAGATCCTCGAGGTTGAAAGCTACATCTTTGGAGAATGGTTTTGCTAACCATACTTCAGCCATGGGTGTCGACTATCTGCAACCAGGTACATCAAGAAGTGCGGAAAGATCCTCCAAGAGAACTGCTGAGAATTGTCCATCATGGGGATACAAACATGCTGGAAGACCTAAGTCTTCTTCCAGTAACAAGAGAGAAAGTCACTACAGGGGAGACACAAGCTCTTCTGTTGAGAAAAACAAAAACCAGATGCTCAAGAAAACTAACTGGCTGCTGTTGTCAGAGCAGGAGGAGGGATTTCGTTACATCCCCCAGCTTGGGGATGAAGTTGTGTACTTGCGACAG GGACATCAAGAGTACCTAGAGCACAGTGGGACACAACAACGTGGTCCTTGGCTGAGGTATAGAGAAGAAGTTAGAGCTGTTGAAATTTGTGTAGTTGAAGAGCTAAAGTATGTGCCATGTCCTGGTTCTGGAGAGAGCTGTTGTGAAATCACACTACGTTTTGTGGATGCATCATGCAGTGTAGTAGGCCAAAAATTTTCCTTGACACTTCCTGAACTGGACTTTCCAGATTTTATCGTTGTAAGGTCACGATATGAAGCAGCTGTGGGCAGAAGCTGGACCACTAGAGATAAGTGCCTCGTGTGGTGGAGAGATGAGAGCGAGCAAGGTGGCACTTGGTGGGAAGGTTGCATTGTTGCTATCAAAGATAAATCTAGCGATTTCCCTGGAAGCCCATGGGAAAGATATCATGTCAAGTACAAGAATGACGATGTTGCTGATCCGCATCGTCACTGCCCTTGGGAACTTCACGATCCAGATAGGTTATATGATCCTCCTAGGATTTGCTTCGAAAGCAAAGAGAAGATCCTAAGTTCTCTTACTAAGTTATTGCAGAAGGCTAGTAGAGACAAG GATAAATATGGCATCATCAAATTGAGCGAAATCGCACAGAAGTCGGATTTTGTGAACAG GTTTGTTGTTCCACTATCTCCTGAGCTTATCAAGTCAAGAATAGAAAACGACTATTATAGAAACACAAAAGCTGTGGAGCATGATGTTGAGGTAATGATAGAAAATGCTGGATTGTACTTTCCGAGAAATCCAAAaatcatgaagaagatgaaccGCCTATCAAATTGGTCTGCTGATATCTTTTCGGACCTGTGA